The proteins below are encoded in one region of Brachyspira hampsonii:
- the dxr gene encoding 1-deoxy-D-xylulose-5-phosphate reductoisomerase has product MKKRILLLGATGSIGTNTCSVVREFNNDFEIVGMSANSKIDILRTLCEEFNPKTVNIADKNAENIFKDYDLAKNINIYEGTIADFVKHTDFDILVNALTGYAGFLPTVEAIKKGKTIALANKETLVVGGDIINQLLKEHNAKLIPIDSEHSAIFQMLRHFPKESLSKVIITASGGPFFRTPKEELKNVTVEMALKHPTWTMGSKITIDSATMMNKGFEVIEAHHLFNLDYDKIETIIHPQSLIHSMIEMNDGEIYAQIGKNDMRLPIQHALTYPEIRNTPFEKLRLYEHSEINFYKMDFDKFVMLRLAYECGKKGGLYPCVLNAANEICVYSFLQKKISFTDIFNIVSKVCEIKINVPLTIDNIINMDSEIRKETAWMINSISK; this is encoded by the coding sequence ATGAAAAAAAGAATTCTTTTATTAGGAGCCACAGGTTCTATTGGTACTAATACTTGCTCAGTTGTGAGGGAGTTTAATAATGACTTTGAAATAGTAGGAATGTCGGCAAACAGCAAAATAGATATATTGAGAACATTATGCGAAGAGTTTAATCCTAAAACTGTAAATATAGCTGATAAGAATGCAGAAAATATTTTTAAAGATTATGACTTAGCAAAAAACATAAACATTTATGAAGGAACTATTGCTGATTTTGTAAAGCATACTGATTTTGATATATTAGTTAATGCTCTAACAGGATATGCAGGATTTTTACCTACAGTAGAAGCTATAAAAAAAGGTAAAACAATCGCATTAGCTAATAAAGAAACATTAGTTGTAGGCGGAGATATAATAAACCAATTATTGAAAGAGCATAATGCAAAATTAATACCAATAGACAGCGAGCATTCTGCAATATTTCAAATGTTACGGCATTTTCCTAAGGAATCGCTTTCAAAAGTTATAATAACAGCATCAGGCGGTCCTTTCTTTAGAACTCCAAAAGAAGAATTAAAAAATGTTACAGTTGAAATGGCATTGAAACATCCAACTTGGACTATGGGAAGTAAAATAACTATAGACAGTGCCACTATGATGAATAAGGGCTTTGAAGTTATAGAAGCACATCATTTATTTAATTTGGATTATGATAAAATAGAAACCATTATTCACCCGCAAAGTTTAATACATTCTATGATAGAAATGAATGACGGGGAAATTTATGCTCAGATTGGTAAAAATGATATGCGTCTTCCTATACAGCATGCACTTACCTATCCTGAAATTAGAAATACTCCTTTTGAAAAATTAAGATTATATGAACATTCAGAAATCAATTTTTATAAAATGGACTTTGATAAATTTGTAATGCTTAGACTAGCTTATGAATGCGGAAAGAAAGGAGGACTTTATCCTTGCGTTTTAAATGCGGCTAATGAAATATGTGTATATTCATTTTTGCAAAAGAAAATTAGTTTTACTGATATATTTAATATAGTATCAAAGGTATGCGAAATAAAAATAAATGTACCATTAACCATAGATAATATTATAAATATGGACAGCGAAATAAGAAAAGAAACGGCTTGGATGATTAACTCTATTTCAAAATAA
- a CDS encoding GldG family protein has translation MSNKKFNLKIATLASWVLLFFAWIFFYAVTQRPTTVFWIVLAISAIITIITLIVDRKQIVSFLKMRFVHKAFFGILSLIIILAILVGLYIISINFPIRFDLTQNKSYTVSQQTTDVLSRIDSPLSIVVLRAPSTDPTSADWRADLLLEQYKRINKHISVEYINPIEKPSAKSKYQMTQVGEIVFTYGQGKQVRVYRKDLTTQSKVTSDPLFVGEEKFTQAIYTLLDTESYTVYFTVGHGERQIQDRGGEGLSYVKTYLENENYKVKELNIILENIPTDASLIVIAAPVETFSDFEIDKLNNYVKTGGKLLVLYDSFMDRSKFNCNLGAFLSDWGFKTKNDYIIDTASSVVIPVNIVPQYTSHPITQTLKEGNVFACLVVARSILSGENKYNGSFENIITTTPQGYGKEEATFDLSRARFNPRTDIQGPVPLAISGTYEIEGRKEPARIVVFGDATFALNAYINPEQGQSVDIAFAGNKDLFMNTVAYLLEARQKITIRPKEASIKNLTLTTTQTNFIRYVAQIGLPCLFGILGILIWFLRRR, from the coding sequence ATGTCAAATAAGAAATTTAATTTAAAAATAGCTACATTAGCTTCATGGGTATTATTATTTTTTGCTTGGATTTTCTTTTATGCAGTAACCCAAAGACCTACTACAGTTTTTTGGATTGTACTTGCAATATCGGCCATTATAACAATTATTACATTAATAGTAGACAGAAAACAGATAGTATCTTTTTTGAAGATGCGATTTGTACATAAAGCTTTTTTCGGCATATTATCATTAATAATAATTCTTGCTATACTTGTAGGTTTATACATTATAAGTATAAATTTCCCTATAAGATTTGACTTGACACAAAATAAATCATATACAGTATCTCAGCAGACTACCGATGTATTATCCAGAATAGACAGTCCGCTTTCTATAGTTGTACTTAGAGCTCCTAGTACAGATCCTACATCAGCAGATTGGAGAGCTGATTTATTATTAGAGCAATATAAAAGGATAAATAAACATATATCCGTAGAATATATTAACCCTATAGAAAAACCTTCTGCTAAAAGTAAATATCAAATGACTCAGGTTGGAGAAATAGTATTTACTTATGGGCAAGGTAAACAAGTTAGAGTATACAGAAAAGATTTAACAACTCAGTCTAAAGTAACTTCAGATCCTCTATTTGTAGGAGAAGAAAAATTTACTCAGGCAATATATACTTTACTTGATACAGAATCTTATACAGTATACTTCACAGTAGGGCATGGAGAAAGACAAATACAAGACAGAGGCGGAGAAGGTTTGTCTTATGTGAAAACCTATTTAGAAAATGAAAATTATAAGGTAAAAGAATTGAATATTATACTTGAAAATATTCCTACAGATGCATCATTAATAGTAATAGCTGCACCGGTTGAAACATTCAGTGATTTTGAAATAGATAAATTAAATAATTATGTAAAAACAGGAGGAAAACTTCTTGTTTTATATGATAGTTTTATGGATAGAAGTAAATTTAATTGTAATTTGGGTGCTTTCCTATCTGATTGGGGCTTTAAAACGAAAAATGATTATATAATAGATACTGCTTCAAGTGTTGTTATACCTGTTAATATAGTACCTCAATATACTTCGCACCCTATCACTCAGACATTAAAAGAGGGAAATGTATTTGCATGCTTAGTTGTTGCAAGAAGTATATTAAGCGGCGAAAATAAATATAATGGCAGCTTTGAAAATATAATTACAACTACACCTCAGGGATATGGAAAGGAAGAAGCTACTTTTGATTTATCAAGAGCAAGATTCAATCCTAGAACGGATATACAAGGTCCTGTGCCTTTGGCTATAAGCGGTACTTATGAAATAGAGGGCAGAAAAGAACCTGCAAGAATAGTTGTTTTCGGTGATGCTACATTTGCTTTGAATGCATATATTAATCCGGAACAAGGTCAGTCTGTGGACATAGCCTTTGCTGGAAATAAAGATTTATTTATGAATACAGTTGCCTATCTATTAGAAGCAAGACAGAAAATTACTATAAGACCAAAAGAAGCAAGCATAAAAAATCTTACTCTTACTACTACTCAAACTAATTTTATAAGATATGTTGCTCAAATAGGTTTGCCTTGCTTATTTGGTATATTAGGCATATTAATATGGTTCTTAAGAAGAAGATAA
- a CDS encoding lipopolysaccharide biosynthesis protein — MNNIKLLYKKYSYYINYALLVLINGIASVLNYVSSIYVNRSLSISDFAHYNGIINIYSIIVLTVSSFSYYIMHNYKDDEEAYTYWAYGYTIAIIISVLYILSIPLINILFNINSYSSLLIMSIAIFATILFIVSQSILRINNYIGYDYTANLIAAFISKIVLLAYFIITGLTLEKAVITVTAFALLYFIINIIELKKLNLPYFTILNKIKTYFSKQKIYIFFSYIIHIAIINFIFNWISLSDVLMANRYLDKTSAGYYSTISLIIKMFFYIGTPIASVMFSYILIAKKDNNKNKETKILYYSIALFVFASICLSAFLIVFSKQIVLIQFTNRYEAIIPLIPQAVIFGFSLGFTVIAFNYGLAYKLFAPFYGYLIIFAYVYFSLRNGLRTFENFMFIMKIFFIALLIYNILIILVHRIILRTNEK; from the coding sequence ATGAATAATATAAAATTGCTGTACAAAAAATATTCATATTATATTAACTATGCTTTATTAGTATTAATAAATGGTATTGCAAGTGTATTAAATTATGTATCTTCAATATATGTCAATAGAAGTTTATCAATATCGGATTTTGCTCATTACAATGGTATAATAAATATATATTCCATAATAGTTTTAACAGTTTCCAGCTTTAGTTATTATATAATGCATAATTACAAAGACGATGAAGAAGCATATACTTATTGGGCTTACGGATACACTATTGCAATTATAATATCTGTTCTTTATATATTATCTATACCATTAATTAATATACTTTTTAATATAAATAGTTACAGCTCTCTTTTAATTATGTCTATTGCAATATTTGCTACTATATTATTTATAGTTTCTCAATCCATATTAAGAATTAATAATTATATAGGTTATGATTATACTGCAAATCTAATAGCGGCATTCATATCAAAAATAGTTTTACTAGCTTATTTTATCATAACAGGTCTTACTTTAGAAAAAGCAGTTATCACTGTAACAGCATTTGCTTTACTATATTTTATTATAAATATAATAGAATTAAAAAAACTTAATCTACCCTACTTTACAATATTGAATAAAATAAAAACATATTTCTCAAAGCAAAAAATATATATATTCTTTAGTTATATAATTCATATAGCTATAATAAATTTTATATTTAATTGGATATCATTAAGCGATGTGTTAATGGCTAATAGATATTTAGATAAAACAAGTGCAGGCTACTACTCTACTATATCATTAATAATAAAAATGTTTTTTTATATAGGAACTCCAATAGCTTCAGTTATGTTTTCTTATATTTTAATAGCCAAAAAAGATAATAATAAAAATAAAGAAACAAAAATACTCTATTATTCTATTGCACTTTTTGTATTTGCTTCTATTTGTCTGTCAGCGTTTTTAATTGTATTCTCAAAACAAATAGTATTAATACAATTTACAAACAGATATGAAGCCATTATTCCATTGATTCCTCAGGCTGTAATTTTTGGATTTTCTTTAGGCTTTACGGTTATTGCATTTAATTACGGACTTGCTTATAAATTATTTGCACCATTTTACGGATACTTAATTATATTTGCTTATGTGTATTTTTCATTAAGAAACGGACTTAGAACTTTTGAAAATTTCATGTTCATAATGAAAATATTTTTTATAGCATTACTTATATATAATATTTTAATAATACTAGTGCATAGAATAATATTAAGAACTAATGAAAAATAA
- a CDS encoding ankyrin repeat domain-containing protein, protein MKKIVFTAILYALFSFNALYPELSKDEKEFASYIANGDREEVLYFLNNKKANVNLDIIDGITPLMLSIIYKQYEIAEILIEKGANINKKEKEIGATPLILSIIYGQYEIAEMLIEKGANVNIKDNAGFTALIHAIQREKTDLSKMLIEKKSDVNTKVSFKTDGLYLKDFTPLTFNVDTEVAELLIKAGANVNTRLSIKDDSRNIQLENITPLMWVIFDYNTEVAELLIEAGADLNAKDKDGNTALYYAITKNNSKITKLISEKGGRF, encoded by the coding sequence ATGAAAAAAATTGTATTTACGGCAATATTGTATGCTTTATTTAGTTTTAATGCTTTGTATCCAGAGCTTAGTAAAGATGAAAAAGAATTCGCATCATATATAGCGAATGGTGATAGAGAAGAAGTTTTATATTTTTTAAATAATAAAAAAGCCAATGTAAATTTAGATATTATAGATGGCATTACACCTTTGATGTTATCTATTATCTATAAGCAATATGAAATAGCAGAGATACTAATAGAAAAAGGTGCTAATATCAATAAAAAAGAGAAAGAAATCGGTGCTACACCTTTAATATTATCTATTATTTATGGTCAATATGAAATAGCAGAGATGCTAATAGAAAAAGGTGCTAATGTTAATATAAAAGACAATGCCGGGTTTACAGCTTTGATACATGCTATACAACGTGAGAAAACAGATTTATCAAAAATGCTTATAGAAAAAAAATCTGATGTAAATACAAAAGTATCATTCAAGACAGATGGATTATATTTAAAAGATTTTACTCCTTTGACATTTAATGTAGATACAGAAGTAGCTGAGTTATTAATAAAAGCTGGGGCTAATGTTAATACTAGATTATCTATAAAAGATGATTCAAGAAATATACAATTAGAAAATATTACTCCTTTAATGTGGGTAATTTTTGATTATAATACAGAAGTAGCTGAGTTATTGATAGAAGCTGGAGCTGATCTTAATGCTAAAGATAAAGATGGAAACACAGCATTATATTATGCAATAACTAAAAATAATAGTAAAATAACGAAGTTGATTTCTGAAAAAGGCGGTAGATTCTAA
- a CDS encoding ankyrin repeat domain-containing protein — protein MKKIVLMAVLYTLFSFNALYSGKAENAAQLLSYIVSGDSEGVLELINDKKVDISGRIEDGLTPLMFSIIYKQDEISKMLIEKGANINVKDKSGFTALIHSIMYNRTEISKILIEKKADVNIKTSLNENGVYMKNITPLILNQDKEIAKLLINAGADINLKLSCKNRDIKLENAAPLMWFIISDNTEISELLIESGADINAKDKDGKTALDYAREKNNSKIEQLLIQKGAKQ, from the coding sequence ATGAAAAAAATTGTATTAATGGCAGTATTGTATACTTTATTTAGTTTTAATGCTTTATATTCAGGAAAAGCTGAAAACGCAGCACAATTATTATCGTATATAGTATCTGGTGACAGCGAAGGGGTTTTAGAGCTTATAAATGATAAAAAAGTTGATATAAGTGGCAGAATAGAAGATGGTCTAACCCCATTAATGTTTTCTATCATTTATAAGCAAGATGAAATATCTAAAATGCTCATAGAAAAAGGTGCTAATATCAATGTAAAAGACAAGTCTGGATTTACTGCTCTAATACATTCTATAATGTATAATAGAACAGAAATATCCAAAATCCTTATAGAAAAAAAAGCTGATGTCAATATAAAAACTTCATTAAATGAAAATGGGGTGTATATGAAAAATATTACTCCTTTAATACTTAACCAAGATAAAGAAATAGCGAAATTATTAATAAATGCTGGTGCTGATATTAATCTTAAATTATCTTGTAAAAATAGAGATATAAAATTAGAAAATGCTGCACCTTTAATGTGGTTTATTATTAGTGATAATACAGAAATATCTGAATTATTAATAGAATCTGGAGCCGATATCAATGCTAAAGATAAAGACGGAAAAACAGCATTGGATTATGCAAGAGAGAAAAATAATTCTAAAATAGAGCAGCTGCTCATTCAAAAAGGTGCTAAGCAATAA
- a CDS encoding Crp/Fnr family transcriptional regulator: protein MDNNLSSHTKKYNTDDVIFLEYERGDKFYLVQSGSVKITKVIKDVEKLLDIVYAGEFFGEMAILEDTTRSASAIANEPTVLLELRKENFQNILANNTVMALKLSKTFAKRIFDAKRRLLILQLNETDLRVYDCLLLLAELQNIPRDHYYEPQELNATINDIANWCGVKVVEVQKVLNTLVKTGKIDIRTNTIYVKNLKEIQRQIDLKRKKS from the coding sequence ATGGATAATAATTTAAGTTCTCATACAAAAAAATACAATACTGATGATGTTATATTTCTGGAATATGAAAGAGGAGATAAATTCTATTTAGTTCAAAGCGGATCTGTAAAAATTACTAAGGTTATAAAAGATGTTGAAAAATTATTAGATATAGTTTATGCAGGTGAATTTTTCGGCGAAATGGCTATATTAGAAGATACAACAAGAAGTGCATCAGCCATAGCAAATGAGCCTACAGTGCTTTTGGAGTTAAGAAAAGAAAATTTCCAAAATATATTGGCTAACAATACAGTTATGGCTTTGAAGCTGTCAAAGACTTTTGCTAAAAGAATATTTGATGCCAAAAGAAGACTTTTAATACTTCAGTTAAATGAAACTGATTTGAGAGTATATGACTGTCTTTTACTTCTGGCAGAACTTCAGAATATACCTAGAGATCATTATTATGAACCTCAGGAATTGAATGCTACTATAAACGATATAGCTAATTGGTGCGGTGTAAAGGTAGTTGAAGTACAGAAAGTTTTAAATACATTGGTAAAAACAGGTAAAATAGATATTAGAACTAATACAATTTATGTTAAAAACTTAAAAGAGATTCAAAGGCAAATAGATTTAAAGAGAAAGAAATCATAA